The window aagatattttttattattaaaaattttgtttatatcatttttcaaaattttttttcttgttaaaatatttcatatgatatatttcatataaaatattatacacaCCCCCATCCTCTAACTCTACAGTAATATTCTACTGTTCGCAGTTTTTCAAGTTGTCTCTCATTTTGAACAGTTGTTATTCTATATACATAAGGTTCAGGAGTTAATATTTCTGATGATATGTATGGAATCGGTTCGTCAAGTAGGTCTTTCAGACCCATGCGAAGTAGGTCTTTCAGACCCATGCGAAGTAGGTCTTTCGGATCCATAagaattatgttttatattttttttatagcaagatttttttaaatcttttaaattattatttatttcttctcttttccaaTACAAACTGCATGACGTAGGCCTATACATTCTATAAAATTCCATAGCTTTATctcacatttttatatattttttaaatccttagattattaaatattttacaactcATCATCTGATTCACTTCCTAAATTTAAATCGTTCATTATACTAGTAAAATTAGAAATCTTTTTAACAATAACTACTTCTTGAAGTTTGACTTGCATTGACTGTATCATTGAACCAATAAAAATACCTTCAATCTTTAAGCATCCGATAGCTTCACATCTTTGTTTGATATAATCATAAGGTGAAGCTATAGCAAGTGATTTTACAGTATCCTTCGGATTTACTTTGCATTGATCCGAACGATTTACTtcacttttagtttttctacGACGGAAAACTGTAGTTATTTCTAAATCTTTATTACTTGTAAAAAACTTTCCATATATGATTGGAGGTTTATCTGCATTAtatcttaaagtttttaaattagcaagattaactttagatttttttatcttatttttatatacttcaaTTTGATCtctacaaattttttcaatagatTCAATCATTGCAATAAACTTTTCTTGTTCATCAGATTTTTCTTTATCACATACAAATGACATTGAATAACCATTAAgcttatcatttttaaaatctctatttTCGCACACACCATAGGAAAAAGAAGGTAATGTTTTAATGAGAACAGGACCAGCACTTGTTGGATTTTTATATGcaagttgtaattttttatatggaaaTGGCTTATCAGCTTTGAATATAtcttttactaataaatttttaatatcaaatgaTTCAATTGTTATAAATGccattattttcatatataaaatatattttttatttaattttaaaaaaaatatttttacaatgtagaatttttttacattttttttaactttttagaattgAATACTTCAATCTTATATCCATTATCAACCTTTCCATCACGCGGTTCAAAATATTCATATCCATGTTTAGTTTCTTTCATAGCTCTATATAATGATTTGTATACTATTTCTTCCCCCGTATCTACGTTTGTTAATTTAATAGTGACTGGCTTTTTCTTAATTGATCTCAATCTTTCATATTTTGgatctatttcttttttcttttcttttatctcATGTATTCTAGGACGACCAATAGGTCTTTTATCTACATTTTCTCCTTTTACTTCATGAATTCTGTAACGACCAACAGGCCTTTTTTCATCAGTTGATTCTACTacttttgacattattttatctttatctaTCGACTTATTATCTATAGCTAGCATTAATAATGTTACATAATTGTCtgatgtttttgttatattattttctctCAATAGATTTTGTAAATCTTTTCTagtataatacatttttattatataaagaaaaaaaaatttttaactcatttttatataaaattaatgaatttgAGTAAGCCTGTTTCCATCTGAttgaaagtttaataatttatctGATATTACAAGAGCATATGCCATAGTATTTGCTGGTACTGCAGTATTAAATGTTGCATTAGTTGATATATTTACTATTGATGAATCTAATCTTTCTCTTTGATTACTAACATCAAAAACCATAATTGGAAATAAATCTCTATATTCAACTTATAGAATGTTTCCATATTCCATAAAATTTTTCACTAAAATCAGATGCAGTACCATAAGCTAATGAATACTTCATATTTGGAAATGATAGATTATAGTTAAGTTCaggataatttttattactaacaaCAACTTGCATATTTTGCAAGTCGCAATGATCGAATAATGAAGGATTTGTTGTTTGatctaataacttatttgtttGAAATCCAACAATGACATATCTAGGTCTTTCAGAAGATGCCTTTGGACTAAGTTGCAAATTAAATGATGTAGTTTGTGGTACTGCCATACTATTAAGACGACGCTCTCTGTAAGCTGATTGGATAGTTACTTTTGATGATATCATACTGAGAAGTTTAGATTCTTGTTCAAATGATGGATCTAACTGTGGAATGTATAATGCTACTTTATCAAGAACAACTTTACCCGCAACTACATTATTAGCTCTAAGTATGGCATTATTGTCACTTCCTCTAGTAAGAGTTAATGTTTGTATAAATCCAAAAACAGATTTGTCATAATCATCGCATAAACCAAAAATGTGGTTTAAAGGTGTACGAAATGAAAATGCTCCCTTTGTAGTTGGTTTTTGGTATTATTACTCTTTGCCTAATTGCAAATCCAATGTTATCTGTTAGCAATGCTGTTGATGCTGTATCTTTATACCATAATTGATTTAATCCCTTGTtagaatattttaacaaaccaaGCATTGTTGTAGCTACACCTGGATTATCAATTGTCTCTACATCTGTAGATGATAATTTATATGATATCCTATCGAATAGATACATGATACCATCAGTTATTAAAGATATTACATCTGTATTAGTATAAGCTGTCCCATCATTTTTAAGAAGTGTCCCTTCAACTAAAATATAAGCTTTAGATGGTAGTGTTTATAAATCAGTTTGATCAATTGTAATTCTTATGTCTCCGCTATTTAGATTTGTACCAATAATTGGATTATAGGCATAATATTGACATCTTTCAATTCCTACATCTTTCATTGGCTCGTCATAATTAAATACTTCAGaagttgtcattttttatataaaataaaaaaaaaaaatttatctgataatgaatttttaaaataatctgaGCCCATTCccttttttaactaattcttCAATTCTAATAGCATTTTCACTTCGAATTGATTTCTTTGGTTTTATTGAAGATCCATATACTAAATTACTAAGACTTACTTCATTACTTTTAGTTCCAGATCTAATCAAGTTTGATAATAGCTcttcactttttttatcaagatttgATTTAGGTActttatcaattaatttttttcctttttctattGCAGTATTTTTAGCAGCTTCTATTGCTGATAATGATAGTTCTTTTCCTGCTGATTTAGCAGCAGTTAATGCACTTTTTCCTAAATCAGTAGCTGCAAGCTTTTTAACCATAGCTGATGATACTTTAGTTACATTTGATGCTGCTGCTCTTCTAAACATCTCTCTTAGAGTATCGAAAAGTCCACTTCCTCCAATAACATGCTTCCTAATATATCCcttatttttaatgatgatcatttttatatacacaatttttttttattcatactgctagaatattttgtattgctttATATTCTTCACTATTTAATATACCCTGCCTTAGTAATTAATCGCTAAATTGCTACAGCTTCATTTCTTGATGAATTATTACCAGCCTCCCAAGCAGCTATTCGCAATCCTAACATTTCAACTAATACATTAGGATCGCTTGGAAGAATTACAGTTTGAATTACAGTTTTAATTCTTCTCTTATCTCCAACTCCACTTCCTTTTCTCTCATACTCTAGTTTTCTCCTTGCTCCCTTCATATCCTTCCAAATTGGAGATATTAATTCATTGTATTTTTCACTTCTTGACGACTTTGGTTTGTTTGGATTACTAGAAGTAATTGCATCTGTTTGTAGTAATATAtctctaaagtttttaatatcttcattattatatacttctttatttggattaaattttgttatcaaTTCCCACAGACCTTTTGTACCAATATATTCTTTTccatcaatatttatattattttcatcaatagTTATTGGCTTTTTACCAATGTACTACTCTCCATCTCTAGAATGTATTCCAAATACTGTATCTGTAGACTTTTTGCTTGATGTATATAATCTAAGACAATCCATTGCAattttgcctaattttaataactttgaacTAACAAACTCAATCTTAGATGCATAAAGATCCTTTTGATCCATACGGAGTATATCAGTATTTGGAAAAGTAAGTGCTAATTGATCTTTCAACTTTGATATCCCTGTATTTATAGCAGATTGACTCTCAATGAGTGGACTATACAACTTTGTCAAGTCTTGATTAAAATTAGATTCACCAATCTTTTCATTAAGAGCATTTTGTTgtactatttttttcaaagcgtTGTATTCTTCAATAGCTTGATTTCTCTTTTCAGGatcagtaatttttaaaaacgacatttttaatatgcaaaaacaaaaaaacataacacaACATCGAATcttatgttatgtttttttaatatgcaaaaataaaaaaaaacatgacacAACATagaattttatgtttaacatatttattaataaataataaatatattaacctATACATACAGttagtttgttttttcatttttttgatccTTCAGATTTACGTCGCATTGATCCTTCGGATTTACTAAATCTCATTTGAAGTAAATTATTCGCTTCTTCTCTTCCTTGATTAATTAATGATGTCTTAGTTTGTtcatcaatatcttttttaatttttgtcctAATATCTTCAAGcataactttaaacttttcaaattcgCCAAGTATCAGCTCAAATTCTTTATCTATTTTCCCATCTActaaagctttagaaatatgaTCGCTTATCGTATTCAATTTTGAACTAGCAAGTATTTTAATGCtttcatgcttttctgcttttaaatttaattttttattcacttgACCTCCTATCAATGAAAGAGCTACAATTGCTAATGCTGCATCTTCACATGCAATAGCTATTGGAGTTtctactattttataaataaatataacaacacaagacattcttcaattaaaatgacacCAGTTAGAGCTAGTGATGAAAAGAATAAGAATATTGTTTGGTTAAACTTGAATGGAAATGCACGATCAGAGACAGTGCGACCAAAGTTttcaataggtgataaagtTAGGATAACTAAAAAGAAGACAACATTTGAAAAAAGGATacacaccaagatggactgaagaaatttttactatatgaCAAATTCAGTACACAGATCCTCCAACTTATAAAATAGCTGACAATAATagtgaagaaatacaaggtacaTTTTATGAACAAGAATTGCAAAAAACGAATCAAgaaatatttagaattgaaaaagtgATTCGCAAACTCAAAAATAAGTCACTAGTAAAGTGGAATGGATATCCTGAATCGTTTAACTCGTGGATCGATAATAAAGAATTGATAGATCTTTCAGATCCATAAGAAGTATTCTTCGAACCCATGCAAAGTaagtcttttaaatttataaatgttgtgGTCAATTAGacatcttaaaatatatataaaattgtggCTGGATAAATggccaaaaataaaaatggcccAGAATCGACCTTTTCCTACTACTCTTGTTTAGTTCCAGTGTTGTCTCCGTATCTAAAAGTGACTGAAATAGTTGAACGAGTGCATCATTAACCCGCCGAACTTGTTAACTCAATTATGTATTTGCGTTACAAGGATTGTTTgatagttttgaataataattctGACTAAATGAAGACTAAAATTAAcaactctaaataaaaaatagctgaTGTCGCCTGTTTATACAAAACCATGGTCGAAATTTATGAAACAGAACTCACGACATACAGACTGTTCAAAATCAAGTAAGAGATCATGATTTAAGTATGCTAGATAAGCAACAACAATAAATCAACCAAAAcgtaatatttttacaatagaTCTGCAAATTTACGAAACTTGATGACTTTGGAAATtgtaaaaactataatagtaAACTTCTTAAAGCAGGGTTTGACAGAGATATTGTTAAACGAAGAACACTTGACTAAATTGATGGTCACAGTATGATTAAGAGTGTTACTGCTTATTGGTTACTGAATAAATAACAACAGCAGCACGGAAACAATTTAGCGATGTCAAGCATTTCGTGATATCATCTCCGAGGTTAGCAAGCTAGCATAATGTGAAtgcctaatattattaaaaataatattatataaaattattccaAAACGGGTCtcaaaagaattttcttttttagttgtattttttttaatgtataaaataaacctttttgtagatattttcataaaatattatgattatACATTTCATTTGAGACCCAGATTGACATACTTTAAAAGAaccttattttaataatattacaaattcGTTTATCTTTATGGATATTTAGCTATAccccaaataaaaatattattatattaaaataaaatattagtcaGATAATTAAAACtagttattattttagtatataaaataccCAGCCAGCAAACCACCTTGGGTTATGATCTAAACTACGTTAGGCCAACGTACTATGCTAGCTGGGTATTTAGTGTAGTGGTGCAGATTTTTGGCGATGTTATACGATGTTCCTGTTATAATTGCTCCTATTTATCGTTAAACTAGTTTTGAAATAGCCTGAATATTCCGTTTTCAATAAacttatattcatatttttttatttttaagttcatttttcCACCTTCCCAAcacttttttgataatttttcatataaaatatttttatttttatagtcttcttataatattgtttataaatactttaatgctTGTCATTTAGAATGGCTTAGATATTCTGCGTGCTACTTTTGctaaaatttgatctttatttaatttcttaaagGAAACGGTAAACCTCTTACTCGCTTTTCAGGCAACCGAAAGCATTTACTTTCTCAAATTGACTTACTTCTTCACTCTGATCCTAAACAATGCACAGTTTCTCATCATTCACCTTCAAGAAACTTGGGAAGATTATAAACATGCAGAGGTTACTGTTTTGGAGTCATCAAttgatttaataactaataCTACCTCAGAATGTGCCATGAGTTCTAAAATCAATCTTGACAATGATGTATTGTGCgatatagcaaaaaaaacatttattccaCCAACAagtaacattgttttaatatgtaatgaaacattttatcaGACAAATATGCACGCATTAGAGGTTTCAAAATCTGATAATTTAGAAAAGTTATcagattttgaaaaatcattacATTTAGAGCAATCACAACTAGATATAGAACAagatagttttaataaaagtgcTGAAATTGTTGCAGAAATGTCCAGTCAGCCtcgtaataaaattattcatgtTTCTAATCAAACTTCCTTCCAATAGTTATTGAAAATCCTATTGAAAGATAGTGAAGAAAGAGTaggaaatttttgttttgttttattttaattgtttctttctCCTTAAACAGATTTggtattactatttattttaatgttgattCATGCTTGCAATCTTTTActatgtttattgtttttaaaataaaagttattttttggaaacttttaaaatattccaaaacttgtgctaaatttttgaaacagtaaattttattttatcaaataaaagtttaataagggtagttaaattaaataaaacttaaaaaaatttaaagcatgattttgaagcataaataaattttttaggcaTGTGGAACTTTAcatagttattttaatgtttactcCATCAATATAAAAGACCTTAAGTTTCCTTCAAAGATTAATACACGAGGAAGGCCTAAAGCTACTCAAAGAAAAACAGCAATAGTTTATGTTAACGGAAAAGAAAGTGTTTATCTTATACTAATAAAAGTGTGACTGAGAAAATAAGGGGttagtatttatatatgaattgTCTTTTCAATTCCAAAAGATTATCAGCTTtcaatcaataaattattttgttatttactattttgttatttatatttccaaCCTGATTCTATCATTTAGTTCTCAGTAGTATTCTCATAAAGGTAAAAGTTCAAGATGTTACACATGTAATGCAAGCAGATGTggatgatttacaattaaacCCTGACAATCTTCCTTCTTCATTTATCAATGATGCTGTAACAATAGttgttttaaaaccatatttaacAGATGTTGCTTGGAATAAGCAACAATAAAATGTCACAATATGATAaatgaaagtaataaaaaaatatacatacaataaaatacttaagttaataaagttaaaaaataaataataaaaaaaaatcattatatgtAACTTGAAAAGATGAAAActtgaacaagaaaaaaaatgaaaaaccaaCATGAAaacaagaacaagaaaaaaaatgaaaaagtgccgaaaaaagtaaaacaattcaatttaggtgtttaatttttaaaaaaaatgttttattaaaaataatttcaacacTAAGTGTTGcttatattataaacttaaaaaaaaaatgttatcaatttttttgcattctgaAAATTCAGTTATTGTGTattcacaataaaaaattttatacttttatttctgTCAATCAATTTTGGTACATTAAAGTTGAGTGCacacttttaataatttctctAGCTTTGATGATGTTTTCCAACGTAATTATTGTAATTGCTGTTTAGCATGTTGTTGATGttgatattttgaatttttatatatattttattaaaagactatatttaaaaaagcatattatTTGCAGACAAACAGAAAATGGTGTATAATgtgaaacataaataaaaagtgtAGAAATAGAATAAAGCTTGAATGTAAATACATACACAGTTGATCCCCATTGTATAATTTATTGACCGAAGTTTAAGACCAATATTTGatatgtttaaacaatttaaaagtttttgtgttCCCAAACTCACACATACAGTTGGATGCCCTTCCAAGCATTTACCTATTTTACATAACATGATGCATTATTTATATCTCTAAATAAtctctgaaaaaatttattaaaattcaactTCTGGATGGAATTAATATCCATTTGTAGCTCCTATCTTTTAACAAGTTTATGAGGATCTTTGtgtaaattagtttaaataacaaCCATAATAGCACTTTAAAAAAGTGTGTTTGTTGTTCCATGTTTAAGTTTCCTTTTAAATTTAAGGCAAAgaaaaagttaactatttttaattcatataacTACTATGCTTTTTTCTGTagactttaaaatcaaaatcttgGTTCTAGTTCAAATCAAAACCTGTGAAACATGCGCTACATGCACCTAGTGCATAATAGTGACTATGTTATGCTATACAACATAACATAATGTTATGCTGTATAGCAGTCAAAGATAGAGAATATAGGTTGATGCAGTCCAGCATCTAGAGGACTAACTTAGTTAAGGCATGTTAACTGATGATGcagattattaaattatctGTATCTTCACTCATCAGCATGATGAGTGAAGATACAGATGATTGTATATCAACATGTAGAGAGATAGAAGTAGGAAAACTTGGACAGATTGCATTACAGATAACTTGGACAGAACGTGTTACATGAAAAAGCTTGAAAGATGTCAAACCCATGCAAGCGCAGAAAGGAGGTTAAAGCTATGAGATTTATatacacttttatataaataattttcaattgaaaacagTATATCTGTGGGATGAatcaacttattttttgtttataaacttagtcccagctattttttattaaattgggCACTATTTAAATATCAACCACAGTTTTATATCTCTATATAAAACCTGTAACTGTCTCTTTATATAGAGGTTTGTTAACTGATCTATTGTATGTCTTAATTTAGGTCTTACTAACAACAAGTTGTTTGCATTTGAAGTTGGTTGACTCGCcacatttattattatgtgGATATATCATGatactttgaaaaatttggTTTTTCATGGCATGACTTTATGATATGTCATGATAGATAAATTTTCTATAATGCATGAGACATTAACAACTTTATGCTAATTAGAACTGATTGCTGTGATTGTTTCTTGGAATATTCAAGAAAACACCTAAACAGGtaaatgtttgttattttttaaaagaaaggcATTTTAATGCTTTCGTTAAAGTAATAAACtattgttatcaaaaaaaaaaattttcttcctCTAATCACTTTATAGAAAATagtcaaagatttttttttgattgtatcAAAGTCTATTTGCTTTTAAGCCACATTGGTAATTTCAGTGATTATATCAAGTACCAAACCTTTTTAACATTCCagtgaaatatttatactaaagaatatataattaatgttaaatagaatatataaatatattacttctTTGAGTGTGGTGATCCATGATTGTGACTTTTCCGTTAAAATGTGGAAAGCCACAATTGTGGCATTTAAAGCAATCTTCGAAACTGTGACCTTTAGAGCCAAAATACCAGTTTAGGTAGTTTATAAATGGTGCCACTGAATAGCgcataattttgaattttttttgatatattatatatatatatatatacatatatatatacatatatatatatatatatatatatatatacacatatatatatatatatatatatatatatatatatatatatatatatatatatatatatacatatatatatatgtaaatatatatgcatatatataattacatatatatatatatatatatatatatatatatatatatatatatatatatatatatatatatatatatatataattatatatatatatgtatataatatatatatgtatatatatatatatatatacatattttactgtaaaattatatataaataatcttgattttttatttttattgcacaGTCAACAGGTTAATGCTATTATAGAATTATTGaagaaagtttaataaaataattttaattttttgttacgaaaatttgaaattttgaaaaaaaaagtcaaaattaaaaaagaaatagctACTTATTCAGTTTTCAACATGAAAACTGAATAAGTAAAACTATCTGAAAACTTTTATGTTGCCTGAGTTAGGAAATCTTAATCATCATTGTTTTAACATCCTTGTATCTTAACTAGACTTTTGACTTGTGTGTGTGGTAACACACAACTATATAAACTAGTACGTTCATTTTCTTCTATATcgtttatatttatctatatgaCGTTTATTTTCATCTATATCAAAATAGTCAATTAATCTTTTAGTTGCTTAGCtcattgttaatttgttttttatttagtttgatttttaagtttaattgataaaatatagttaaaaatttatttatacatatattcatatatatatatatatatatatatatatatatatatatatatatatatatatatttatatatatatatatatatatatatatatatatatatatatatatatatatatatatatatatatatatatatatataaaatttaaatttataactattCTAGGAATTAAActtagaaacaaaataaataaacaaagaaatcaACTACTCCTGAATAAATGCGCTCACTTCATAAGCGCGAGGTTCCGAATTTGATTTCCACCGCGTCCCCGGTAGTACCGCgttcatattgtttttttgcgCATCaaccttgcttgtcaaggttcgtgttttgaaGTTATAGAGTTGTAAGATAAAtaaggattttttttcaaataacattaacattttatttgaaaaaaaatccttaTTTATCTATTAGTAAAAAAGGAAAGAGTGCAAATTTGAATTTAGGTCCAATGCATCAGTATGAATCAAATTGGCATCACCATCGGCCAAAAGTAGGTATACTTAAGTATGCACCCCTAATATTCAAAATTAAGCAAATATAATTGAACCAAAGAGTAACCATAAAGaccattttttaatgttacgattaaagaaaattattattaccatATAGCttcaaattactttttctttcataaaCTGCTGGCtgatgatcaataaagtaaatttcaattcttaaaatttactaaattagaaCCATTTCTCAACAGTACGAatactaaaagataaaatagaCTCTATTGAGATAAATAGAATATTGATAAGAATTATGTGTATATGAAGAAAGTAATAGTAAATCTTATACAGTTTTTATAGTGCTGTGTCATCATTTTGAGGTGTTTTACCTAACGTTTTGATGTACCAATTCAATAAACAATATAAGAAGGGTAagtaattcattttaaaacttttccaaGAAATGCCTTTTACAacagttgattttaaaatcaacttatCTTTGGATAAAACTAAGCAAGGTAAACACAAACAAAGTGATATTTCAAAATCATTCTCACAGCCCCCATTTTAACTAGGGAGGAGGAAGGTGAAGTTAATCTCAAGATTAACCTTATACAGCAATTAAAACTGATGGCAAGTTGTACCAATTTACTTGTTTGCCATTTGAGCCAACAAATGCATGACTCAAACTGAGCACATCttcaatttaaagaatttatacaAGGCAGCTGAGGAAAACAAGCTTTCATTTAATTTCAGTCAATTCTTTAAATCAACTCTGTTACGTTCTATCTCATAATAGTATGAAGCCGGATCCAGAGAGATTGCAGCCTCTACTTTATTTACCTTTACCGTTAAACATGCCTCGCATGATTCTTGGAGCGGGAACATATTTTTGCAACtgtttaacaatattttcaacTCTCTTTCCGCTCACACCATACAATGAGCAAAAAGCTATTTAGAatacctttattttattttcctactttatttttatacacaTTAGAACATAAACGTTTTGGGCCCTCGCCAGGCATTGGCctactttttttaactactttcATTTGAACTTGTCCTCCAATAAAAATACCCTGTTTATCTTTATCACCAATATTGCTAAAAGTCTCTAAAAGAAGCAGCTTCATATTCTtcgaaatttttcaaaatactttgcAGGGGTCTCCAACTTTTCTCTCTCctttaacagtttttgttttttttctcaaaccCAATTCCCAAAAACCCAAGTCTTGCctcagcttttcttttttttttttccaatgttTCTTTTCCAGACCAGGATTTTTGAtgcgttttttttaattgtttttaaatccaCTTTCAGAAGTAATTTCTACTAGGTTACTAATCTCTGCACTATCATTAAAGACAGAAACGTTATTTACATTAGACCCACTGTTTTCGAGGACAAAATCAGTTATATTATCTGAATTCTTTAATTCTTTAAAGTCACATTCATCACGAGAAAccatatttttacttatataagttcttttatatacaatacttgaaaataataataac is drawn from Hydra vulgaris chromosome 07, alternate assembly HydraT2T_AEP and contains these coding sequences:
- the LOC136082569 gene encoding uncharacterized protein LOC136082569, whose protein sequence is MTTSEVFNYDEPMKDVGIERCQYYAYNPIIVEGTLLKNDGTAYTNTDVISLITDGIMYLFDRISYKLSSTDVETIDNPGVATTMLGLLKYSNKGLNQLWYKDTASTALLTDNIGFAIRGSDNNAILRANNVVAGKVVLDKVALYIPQLDPSFEQESKLLSMISSKVTIQSAYRERRLNSMAVPQTTSFNLQLSPKASSERPRYVIVGFQTNKLLDQTTNPSLFDHCDLQNMQVVVSNKNYPELNYNLSFPNMKDLFPIMVFDVSNQRERLDSSIVNISTNATFNTAVPANTMAYALVISDKLLNFQSDGNRLTQIH